The nucleotide sequence ctggttgctatggggagagttgcggcagagtggaagcgacagactgattagaactgtcctaaacagagcgctctaacaaaggcagacgtcacacgatgccggctacaaatgatcagagttaatgctgaaacacgcgaggagtaaattatcatttgtgggcaaaaattaaaggctttttaacatccacacagtaatcaaataatagcactatccgtggctacacggggattttgaagactttaaaagaaaagtcgagaattgtgacaaacatttattgattgaaaattgaatcagtaatcagagattaaaacatgtattgattggacattgaacacagactgcacgattacatggatttgtcataactgattgaattgaataaactgattgaattgattaaactgattgaattgattaaactgattatacatccattttacaaaaggttaacatagaacaaaaacagaacacatgaactttggcAAATTGATTAATAACATCCTATACAATGTGAAAGGTAATTTGAACAACGGAGAACCGATtcctaatgaacacattaaaacaacagcaaaaacagcaacaacaaaaagaaactcaaacagctactcctccttccgcatggcttcaatggcgacaatGGTGTTGCCTTTAACGGTTATTTTGACCGGTAAGGGTGGCGCTTCCATTATGGCAGCTATTGGCAGCCACTTGCTCTCCTCGATGAACAGCGTCCTGTCGTCCTCCAGGAGCACTTTTAGGCTTCCGGGAGCCCCGCGTGCCGGTGTTGCCCCGTAAACTCcaacctcctccgctgccgTGGAACTGACCGCCTGGCGAAAGACATGCAGGTATTTGGTCACAAGCATACAAACGTTCTATTAAACTGATAGCATACGCAACAAAATATCTGATGCAGCTTCATGCTTCGTAAATACATTGTTGAATTGATGcattatcatatttattgtgatgatgaggataaCCGTAACAAGGTAactaacacatgaagaaaaagcagaaaaaaagcctagTAGGCATACCTCAATTGCTGACTCCACCGTTGTTTGGAGCCGGAATCCATAATTGGACTCCGACCCTCTCAGGTGGGACACTCTCAGGACGTTCCCGATCTCACAGCAGTGGAGGGCGGTTTCCCTCCAGAGGGACACGGGCacctttgtttccccctgtgaatgacatagtgtattactgtgctgacaatatgcaaagtgacctataggcattcattaaaaagcccaCCTGCTTCAACGTGATGTTTTGCAGTGGCACGCGGTCCctcgccaccaccacctccttcagctcagacacCTGAACACAGTGGATTTGGGTGTTAATGTTCTCATAGCTGCAGTCCGGCGGACTTACACTCTTAattttacagcaacaacctacatTGGCTATATATATCGCAGTCCCGTTAAACGGAAAGTTACTTACCTCGaccacctccccttccaccgtgaccagaccagcagattccctgcaggtgctgaggggggtcaggggcgagcgaggattGATCAGCCTCAAGGCCTCGTTTTGTAATTTCTCGTCGATGACGAGGGCGCTGCTTCGAAAGAATTCTGTCTCCCTTGAGACATTAAAGGCATATGGAGGGGAATTGCCCCTCAGGTTATAGCCACGAACCACGTAGGAAGCACCCTCTTGAACTTGGGCCTTCAGGTCTTCATACAGGGTCACTTTGGCCACGGAGTGCCCGTCGCTGATGGCCATGACGGCATTAGCTTTTGTGACGGCCGCCACCGCTCTGCCGTCCTGGAAGTCCCACCTCGTGACCCTATGCTGGTCCTTCAGTGCAACCACACAAATGTGTATTGCCGGGGGCTTAAAGTAAGGGGTTTGGGGCTTCGACGAAAGAACTTTTCTTAACgccattctgaaatgaataaagacaaatagtcaaagtcacagcaagtcttttctaaatggacatttgcagattttctgtcttcattcatttttaaacaggtgtatgtatttatcGAATGTAGACAGGCTACCTACTATTAACTGAGTGCTGTTTTATGCTAGCCCTTGAAGGCGAACATTTCAGCCTTCTCAAATTTAAACTACCTGTTACGTCTTTACACGAGCCTCTcaattaatatcattttaatattattttgatttatttgaccaagTTTGACGTTATACAAAGCAGGGGGTTCAAAGAGCACGGCTTTTTTGCCTCTCGTTTTTATCGAATCTTTAAGGGACCAAAGTGACCTACCTTTCTCGGTTCAGGATGGACAGCAGTGGATTTTTCGCGCCGCTGCGGCTCCGACAATGTTCTAGAAGGTCCACGCGCCGCCTCGTCATGTCCGCGAGCCCTTCGTCCAGGAAAACTCGTTTGCGAGTTTTGTGCtcatgaaacaaagtttttgttctctttgctctcttttatagttcagtaattattattttgaatatttatggacacgattatcatttcatatttggtgttatcatttattataaaaatagtcggatgttatgtacatatatatgttccggatacacagagttgtatccatcagatagataataatcgatagatagataacacgtgtgcatttatctatatctatatctatatagatagatatagatagatagatagatagatgttcatacacaggtatatatttgacattgttgtgctaaacagccactgcgtaaagcgctgctttcagtactcgggaaagggacagctaacagagaccctcgtccatttccgtagctaatagtgacagacagacagacagacagacagacagacagacagacagagtgacggttatccacgtaggctagctggctaaatacaagagcagcagtagcttcgtacaacttgtttgcgcttgctgacataacttgtcagccaccgcaaagctagcgcgatagtagcgctagccgacgaaagctagctgccggtagcgtcagctgactggatacagagtcatttgtttatgtgtgacgtagcggctgcttgtgtgtgcggggctctggttgctatggggagagttgcggcagagtggaagcgacagactgattagaactgtcctaaacagagcgctctaacaaaggcagacgtcacacgatgccggctacaaatgatcagagttaatgctgaaacacgcgaggagtaaattatcatttgtgggcaaaaattaaaggctttttaacatccacacagtaatcaaataatagcactatccgtggctacacggggattttgaagactttaaaagaaaagtcgagaattgtgacaaacatttattgattgaaaattgaatcagtaatcagagattaaaacatgtattgattggacattgaacacagactgcacgattacatggatttgtcataactgattgaattgaataaactgattgaattgattaaactgattgaattgattaaactgattatacatccattttacaaaaggttaacatagaacaaaaacagaacacatgaactttggcAAATTGATTAATAACATCCTATACAATGTGAAAGGTAATTTGAACAACGGAGAACCGATtcctaatgaacacattaaaacaacagcaaaaacagcaacaacaaaaagaaactcaaacagctactcctccttccgcatggcttcaatggcgacaatGGTGTTGCCTTTAACGGTTATTTTGACCGGTAAGGGTGGCGCTTCCATTATGGCAGCTATTGGCAGCCACTTGCTCTCCTCGATGAACAGCGTCCTGTCGTCCTCCAGGAGCACTTTTAGGCTTCCGGGAGCCCCGCGTGCCGGTGTTGCCCCGTAAACTCcaacctcctccgctgccgTGGAACTGACCGCCTGGCGAAAGACATGCAGGTATTTGGTCACAAGCATACAAACGTTCTATTAAACTGATAGCATACGCAACAAAATATCTGATGCAGCTTCATGCTTCGTAAATACATTGTTGAATTGATGcattatcatatttattgtgatgatgaggataaCCGTAACAAGGTAactaacacatgaagaaaaagcagaaaaaaagcctagTAGGCATACCTCAATTGCTGACTCCACCGTTGTTTGGAGCCGGAATCCATAATTGGACTCCGACCCTCTCAGGTGGGACACTCTCAGGACGTTCCCGATCTCACAGCAGTGGAGGGCGGTTTCCCTCCAGAGGGACACGGGCacctttgtttccccctgtgaatgacatagtgtattactgtgc is from Pungitius pungitius unplaced genomic scaffold, fPunPun2.1 scaffold_48, whole genome shotgun sequence and encodes:
- the LOC119199511 gene encoding uncharacterized protein LOC119199511 isoform X1; translated protein: MTRRRVDLLEHCRSRSGAKNPLLSILNRERMALRKVLSSKPQTPYFKPPAIHICVVALKDQHRVTRWDFQDGRAVAAVTKANAVMAISDGHSVAKVTLYEDLKAQVQEGASYVVRGYNLRGNSPPYAFNVSRETEFFRSSALVIDEKLQNEALRLINPRSPLTPLSTCRESAGLVTVEGEVVEVSNFPFNGTAIYIANVGCCCKIKSVSPPDCSYENINTQIHCVQVSELKEVVVARDRVPLQNITLKQGETKVPVSLWRETALHCCEIGNVLRVSHLRGSESNYGFRLQTTVESAIEAVSSTAAEEVGVYGATPARGAPGSLKVLLEDDRTLFIEESKWLPIAAIMEAPPLPVKITVKGNTIVAIEAMRKEE
- the LOC119199511 gene encoding uncharacterized protein LOC119199511 isoform X2, which encodes MTRRRVDLLEHCRSRSGAKNPLLSILNRERMALRKVLSSKPQTPYFKPPAIHICVVALKDQHRVTRWDFQDGRAVAAVTKANAVMAISDGHSVAKVTLYEDLKAQVQEGASYVVRGYNLRGNSPPYAFNVSRETEFFRSSALVIDEKLQNEALRLINPRSPLTPLSTCRESAGLVTVEGEVVEVSELKEVVVARDRVPLQNITLKQGETKVPVSLWRETALHCCEIGNVLRVSHLRGSESNYGFRLQTTVESAIEAVSSTAAEEVGVYGATPARGAPGSLKVLLEDDRTLFIEESKWLPIAAIMEAPPLPVKITVKGNTIVAIEAMRKEE